A DNA window from Patescibacteria group bacterium contains the following coding sequences:
- a CDS encoding glycosyltransferase family 4 protein, translating into MKIGIDCRLWNESGVGRYIRNLVITLGALDTKNEYALFLLSKDINDKRIPARFKKVPADIHWHTLKEQFVMPKVFLKENLDILHIPYINIPLFYPKKLVVTIHDLTPIKYPTPKASKLPFLIYGLKLLFYYLILFFGVRKAVKVVAVSETTKKDIIKTFKIKSQKVVVSYNFNLDFKFLPPAKHRENYILYVGNAFPHKNLPFLIKAYETFVSNCSQRGILAPDLILVGKEDFFYKRLKDSVSEKLKQKIIFAGFSKGYELEKLYRKAVFVVQPSLYEGFGFQLVEASFAGTLVLCSDIPIFRELAKDSVVYFNPRDIVDLAEKLFLAVTMFDEDKGKYIEKSQERFSGLNAKDEVKKVLEIYENSSI; encoded by the coding sequence ATGAAAATAGGTATAGATTGCCGGCTTTGGAATGAGTCTGGCGTTGGACGATACATACGAAATCTAGTTATAACTTTAGGCGCTTTGGATACTAAAAACGAGTACGCGCTGTTTCTTTTGTCCAAAGATATAAACGATAAAAGAATTCCCGCAAGATTTAAAAAGGTCCCCGCGGATATCCATTGGCATACCTTAAAAGAGCAATTTGTTATGCCAAAGGTTTTTCTAAAAGAAAATTTGGATATTTTGCATATCCCTTACATAAACATTCCGCTTTTTTATCCTAAAAAACTTGTTGTTACCATTCACGACCTAACGCCTATAAAATACCCTACGCCCAAAGCTTCCAAGTTGCCTTTTTTGATATATGGGCTTAAACTGTTGTTTTATTATTTAATCCTTTTTTTTGGCGTTCGCAAAGCGGTTAAAGTTGTTGCCGTTTCCGAAACAACTAAAAAGGACATAATTAAAACTTTTAAAATCAAATCTCAAAAGGTTGTTGTCTCCTACAATTTCAATTTGGATTTTAAGTTCCTTCCTCCCGCAAAACATCGGGAAAATTATATTTTGTATGTTGGAAACGCCTTTCCGCATAAAAATCTCCCCTTTTTAATAAAAGCTTATGAAACTTTTGTCTCTAACTGTTCGCAAAGAGGAATTCTTGCTCCAGATTTAATTTTGGTGGGCAAGGAAGACTTTTTTTATAAGAGGTTAAAAGATTCGGTCTCGGAAAAACTTAAACAAAAGATAATTTTTGCGGGGTTTTCTAAAGGTTACGAGCTTGAAAAGTTATATCGCAAAGCAGTTTTTGTGGTTCAGCCTTCTTTATATGAGGGGTTTGGATTTCAATTGGTGGAGGCATCCTTTGCGGGGACTTTGGTTTTGTGTTCCGATATACCGATATTTAGAGAGCTGGCAAAAGATTCGGTAGTTTATTTTAATCCCAGAGATATAGTCGATTTGGCGGAGAAGCTATTTTTAGCCGTAACTATGTTTGATGAAGATAAGGGTAAATATATAGAAAAAAGCCAAGAGAGATTTTCCGGTCTTAACGCTAAAGATGAAGTAAAAAAAGTTCTTGAGATATACGAAAACAGTAGTATATAA
- a CDS encoding sugar transferase, which translates to MVLQESPYLYSATKRLMDIIVSVFFLTVLSPIYIAVILAIFIQDGGCPVYIQRRVGKRRKNFDFIKFRSMVKNADDVLFSNEELYKKMRSGTHKVKDDPRITKVGKFIRKYSVDELPQFVNVLRGEMSFVGPRALRPDELAKFEKEHPEMKGFLKDVFKVKPGITGLWQVSGRSSINFVDRMKMDAFYANNPSILRDFSIILKTPIAVLKGEGVQ; encoded by the coding sequence ATGGTTTTACAAGAGTCACCGTATTTATATTCTGCAACAAAAAGGTTAATGGATATTATCGTTTCAGTGTTTTTTTTAACGGTTCTTTCCCCTATCTATATTGCGGTTATTTTGGCGATTTTTATCCAGGATGGGGGTTGTCCCGTATATATTCAGAGGCGGGTTGGCAAAAGGAGAAAAAATTTTGATTTTATAAAGTTTAGGTCTATGGTAAAAAATGCCGATGATGTGCTTTTTTCAAACGAGGAGCTGTATAAAAAAATGCGTTCGGGTACCCATAAAGTTAAAGACGACCCAAGAATAACAAAAGTGGGAAAGTTTATAAGAAAGTATAGTGTTGACGAACTTCCTCAATTTGTTAATGTATTAAGAGGGGAAATGAGTTTTGTGGGACCTCGCGCGTTAAGACCAGATGAGCTTGCCAAATTTGAAAAAGAACATCCCGAAATGAAGGGTTTTCTAAAAGATGTTTTTAAAGTTAAACCGGGGATAACGGGTCTTTGGCAGGTGAGCGGTCGTTCTAGTATAAATTTTGTGGATAGGATGAAAATGGATGCTTTTTACGCAAATAATCCTTCCATTTTGAGGGATTTTAGTATTATACTAAAAACACCCATTGCTGTTTTAAAAGGAGAGGGTGTACAATAA
- a CDS encoding DUF4012 domain-containing protein, which yields MKFESFYNPKENAGVRKIRACLSKIQPIKKVSFGFVSKIRMPKKAGRAVLFAMLGLAGLLLVMFIVVGIPLLGLYKDGLTLKAQASSLKQAAKEQDLTKMQKSLTDLKANVSEFELKYEKRLSIIKGFPVVKNYYEDGKHFLKAADYGLELGGVAVAVLEPFASDLGFKVEGKEFEENVLTNQERLIKILNLLPEFTPEIDKIAEATRKIDSELSQINETKYPESLRGVKVRSQISSIKMVSHELAQKSPQFKELFASLPLLMGFDTPKVYMVLMANNYELRMSGGFNTFLVLFKIDKGVPEILGSMDTYDIDKDLFYMVNFNVPYYIRDYLKVNRLYARDATSTSPDFVEASDKFINEFWRKNGMLYQKVDGVMQVNNFVVEDLLRVLGPVDSGGYSVRTDEGNYIGIPIKEFNSENVVLELEKIAGGDLSEIIGRKDIIKYLMNSIMQKALNASTENLLPMAQTMLGLLGSKDIIIRSFDTDLQKAMEDLGYSGRIAGVPETWDYLHVNNSNFGAGKRDWIIKRKVVKEVYEENGQKIGVVSLITINPKSPEWWQWVPFYNDYFRFYVPKGSKLISATASDGQELNAKEYDHLGKTVLEGFFKMKEDSDLTITYKYSLPSDVDFSNYNLLIQKQSGTRGDVYEVKKGSFSDRFELSSDKNITIN from the coding sequence ATGAAGTTTGAAAGTTTTTATAATCCAAAGGAAAACGCGGGTGTAAGAAAGATAAGAGCCTGCCTAAGTAAAATACAGCCCATCAAAAAAGTTAGTTTTGGTTTTGTATCCAAAATTCGTATGCCCAAGAAAGCGGGTAGGGCAGTATTGTTTGCGATGTTGGGTTTAGCGGGGCTTTTGCTTGTAATGTTTATTGTAGTTGGAATTCCTCTTCTTGGTTTATACAAAGACGGTTTAACTCTTAAAGCGCAAGCTTCCTCTCTAAAACAAGCCGCAAAAGAACAAGATTTAACAAAAATGCAAAAAAGTCTAACCGATTTAAAGGCTAATGTCTCGGAGTTTGAGTTGAAATACGAGAAACGATTGTCTATTATTAAAGGTTTTCCTGTGGTTAAAAATTATTATGAGGATGGCAAACACTTTCTGAAAGCCGCGGACTATGGACTGGAATTGGGGGGTGTGGCGGTAGCGGTTTTAGAGCCTTTTGCAAGCGATTTGGGTTTTAAGGTGGAAGGTAAAGAATTTGAGGAAAATGTTTTAACAAATCAAGAAAGACTTATAAAAATTCTAAATCTCCTACCGGAATTTACGCCTGAAATTGATAAAATAGCTGAAGCCACGCGTAAAATAGATTCCGAGCTTTCGCAAATTAACGAAACCAAGTACCCGGAATCTTTGCGGGGTGTTAAGGTTAGGTCTCAAATATCTTCCATAAAAATGGTGTCTCACGAGCTTGCCCAAAAATCTCCACAGTTTAAGGAACTTTTTGCTTCTTTGCCTCTGCTAATGGGTTTTGACACCCCCAAAGTTTATATGGTTTTAATGGCGAACAACTATGAATTGAGAATGTCCGGGGGATTTAACACTTTTCTAGTTCTTTTTAAAATAGACAAGGGTGTGCCCGAGATATTGGGTTCTATGGATACTTACGATATTGATAAAGACCTTTTTTATATGGTTAATTTTAATGTGCCTTATTATATAAGGGATTATCTAAAGGTAAATCGGCTTTACGCAAGAGACGCAACTAGCACCTCTCCGGATTTTGTAGAAGCCTCTGATAAGTTTATAAACGAGTTTTGGAGAAAAAATGGAATGCTTTATCAAAAAGTAGATGGGGTAATGCAGGTTAATAATTTTGTGGTAGAAGACCTTTTGCGGGTTTTAGGTCCAGTAGATTCGGGAGGTTATTCGGTTAGAACGGACGAAGGCAATTATATTGGCATACCCATTAAAGAATTCAACAGCGAAAATGTGGTTCTTGAACTTGAAAAAATTGCCGGTGGCGACCTTAGCGAAATTATAGGGAGAAAAGATATTATTAAGTATTTAATGAACTCTATAATGCAAAAAGCGTTAAACGCGTCAACCGAAAATTTGCTTCCTATGGCTCAAACTATGTTGGGGCTTTTGGGTAGCAAAGATATAATAATTCGTTCTTTTGATACCGATTTGCAAAAAGCTATGGAAGATTTGGGTTATTCTGGAAGAATTGCGGGTGTTCCGGAAACTTGGGATTATTTGCATGTAAATAACAGCAATTTTGGGGCGGGGAAGAGAGATTGGATTATAAAACGAAAAGTTGTCAAAGAGGTATATGAAGAGAATGGGCAGAAGATAGGGGTGGTTTCTCTTATAACTATTAATCCCAAATCTCCCGAATGGTGGCAGTGGGTGCCTTTTTATAACGATTATTTCAGATTTTATGTTCCAAAAGGTTCCAAACTTATATCCGCCACGGCTTCGGACGGGCAAGAGCTTAATGCTAAGGAGTATGATCATTTAGGCAAAACCGTGCTTGAGGGTTTTTTCAAGATGAAAGAAGATTCCGATTTAACAATTACTTATAAGTATTCTCTTCCAAGCGATGTTGATTTTAGCAACTATAACCTTTTGATTCAAAAACAATCCGGAACGAGGGGAGATGTTTACGAGGTTAAAAAAGGTTCTTTT